From a region of the Paenibacillus lutimineralis genome:
- a CDS encoding ABC transporter substrate-binding protein — MQTRYLQKCITVLFIIVLLSGCSGKKSILPAMPKDGKGKIKVMAYHEQTFQQKFGDLFAAKYPDIDIEVVGMDLLRDRSPEDNPGDKLISFIEKENPDLILLDAEQVAPLVDKGKLLQLDAVMKQEQFDTTGIPNLTMDFFRQLGDGQIYALSPTYNVSAIYYNEDLFKEHGIEPPRNQMTWEELFLLASRFGQLSTEQNPLYGISTLFSNPMDILMNVAQTKELRIIDNGGEKLLFDSDAWKEAYSVVTDTIKAKGFYMADGTVESISVNDTKFAKRQSAMTISHATSVKTLQGDSSFKVGLVTMPINPTNPEVSPFMSFDNMYGINADSPNKRIAWELLSHMCSPEMAKTFISGYGLSLPIRNEGITEIGGMPAEPFTMLKPYASGDSGWGILDKIKVSPEFQGQVYDSMNQALVTIVKENVPVDEVLEAMQKELQERLDLEKRK, encoded by the coding sequence GTGCAGACAAGGTATTTACAGAAATGCATCACAGTATTGTTTATAATCGTGCTGCTCTCTGGCTGCAGCGGCAAGAAATCCATTCTGCCCGCCATGCCAAAGGACGGTAAGGGCAAGATTAAGGTCATGGCCTATCATGAACAAACATTCCAACAGAAATTCGGCGATCTTTTTGCCGCGAAGTATCCGGACATCGACATCGAAGTAGTCGGCATGGATTTGCTGAGGGATCGGTCACCGGAGGACAATCCGGGCGATAAGCTGATCAGCTTCATTGAGAAAGAGAATCCCGATCTGATCCTGCTTGATGCGGAGCAGGTTGCTCCCCTGGTGGACAAGGGAAAGTTGCTCCAATTAGATGCGGTGATGAAGCAAGAGCAATTCGATACTACAGGCATCCCGAATCTGACCATGGATTTCTTCAGACAATTAGGTGATGGTCAAATTTACGCGTTATCCCCTACTTACAATGTCAGTGCGATTTACTATAACGAGGATCTATTCAAGGAGCACGGCATAGAACCGCCTCGTAATCAAATGACATGGGAGGAACTGTTCCTACTAGCTTCCCGGTTCGGACAGCTTAGTACAGAGCAAAACCCGCTGTACGGAATATCGACCCTCTTCTCAAATCCGATGGATATTCTGATGAATGTAGCACAGACGAAAGAGCTGCGTATTATTGACAACGGTGGGGAGAAGCTGCTGTTCGATTCCGATGCCTGGAAGGAAGCGTATAGCGTAGTGACCGATACGATCAAAGCTAAAGGTTTCTATATGGCAGACGGAACTGTTGAAAGTATAAGCGTAAATGACACGAAGTTCGCGAAGCGGCAATCAGCCATGACCATCTCCCATGCAACTTCAGTCAAGACACTGCAAGGTGACTCCAGCTTCAAGGTTGGCCTTGTCACGATGCCGATCAATCCTACCAACCCAGAAGTATCCCCATTTATGAGTTTTGATAATATGTATGGCATCAATGCGGATTCCCCCAATAAGCGAATCGCTTGGGAACTACTATCGCATATGTGCAGCCCTGAAATGGCCAAAACTTTCATATCCGGTTATGGTCTCAGCCTGCCGATTCGAAATGAAGGAATCACCGAGATCGGCGGTATGCCGGCTGAACCCTTCACCATGCTAAAGCCGTATGCCAGCGGCGACTCGGGCTGGGGCATCCTCGATAAAATCAAGGTCTCCCCAGAATTTCAAGGCCAAGTCTATGATTCCATGAACCAGGCGCTCGTCACCATTGTTAAGGAGAATGTACCGGTAGATGAGGTGCTTGAGGCGATGCAGAAGGAGCTGCAGGAGCGGTTGGATCTGGAAAAGAGGAAGTAA
- a CDS encoding ABC transporter ATP-binding protein, with translation MVFSFMKKYWIAATAAFCMMLLELSVELVQPLIISKIIDDGIAQRQLSVAWTWGAVLVGSAFIAFAGGIASSFFASHASQGFGYDLRDKLYEKVEGFSYSVFNRFATSSLITRLTGDITQLQDMLFMSLRFASRVPLVVLGSMVMALIVHAQLGIFLTVLIPVLIVFVYWMIKRISVQFRAVQQRLDGLNGVIQENLLGMRLIRVFVRRNHEINRFDQRSKELMDGTVRALRSAETTMPFILFVMNLGILAVLWFGRIDIAAGSASVGQVVAVVNYSLRTIGALSALSWIMTSYSRAAASAQRVNEVLLTEDDSEETHTYQTNKPNLEGRVEFSTVSFRYPDSEMNALENISFQIEPGQRVAIMGATGSGKSSLVQLIPRLYEPSNGIIEIDGIDIADIDSSRLRGSIGYVPQEIMLFSGTVRENIAWGREDASLEEIEEAAKQAQIHDTIKSLTHGYGTMIGQRGVNLSGGQKQRLSIARALVRRPSILILDDSTSALDMRTEAALMQALNSFSCTTFLITQKISSTVSADLILLLDEGRLIASGTHDQLMTESSLYRRIVESQHREGEEMHVQRTC, from the coding sequence ATGGTCTTTTCTTTTATGAAAAAGTATTGGATAGCCGCGACAGCGGCCTTCTGTATGATGCTGCTTGAGCTCTCGGTAGAGCTGGTGCAGCCGCTCATCATCTCCAAGATTATCGATGATGGCATTGCACAACGGCAGTTATCGGTTGCCTGGACGTGGGGAGCCGTACTTGTGGGAAGCGCGTTTATTGCCTTTGCGGGTGGGATTGCGAGCTCCTTCTTTGCATCGCATGCCAGTCAGGGCTTCGGCTATGACCTAAGGGACAAACTGTATGAGAAGGTAGAAGGATTCTCCTACTCTGTATTCAATCGATTTGCGACATCCTCGCTGATTACACGGCTGACCGGCGATATTACTCAACTGCAGGATATGCTGTTCATGAGCCTGCGATTTGCCAGTCGGGTGCCGCTAGTCGTATTAGGCAGCATGGTGATGGCGCTCATCGTTCATGCACAGTTAGGAATCTTCCTGACGGTACTGATTCCGGTCCTGATCGTGTTCGTGTACTGGATGATTAAGCGGATCTCGGTTCAATTCCGAGCGGTACAACAGCGGTTGGATGGATTGAATGGAGTCATTCAAGAGAACCTGCTGGGGATGCGCTTGATTCGTGTATTTGTACGCCGCAATCATGAGATTAACCGATTTGACCAGCGCAGCAAAGAACTGATGGACGGAACGGTTCGCGCACTTAGATCGGCCGAGACGACGATGCCGTTCATTCTGTTCGTTATGAATCTGGGGATTCTTGCCGTACTGTGGTTCGGCAGAATAGATATTGCCGCTGGCAGCGCTTCTGTAGGGCAGGTAGTGGCCGTAGTCAATTATTCCTTGCGGACTATCGGTGCACTTTCAGCATTGTCATGGATCATGACCTCGTACTCGCGGGCGGCAGCGTCGGCACAACGGGTAAATGAAGTGCTGTTGACAGAGGATGATTCTGAGGAGACGCATACGTATCAGACGAATAAGCCTAATTTGGAAGGAAGAGTTGAATTTAGTACAGTCAGCTTCCGCTATCCAGATAGCGAGATGAACGCACTGGAGAACATATCGTTCCAGATAGAACCGGGTCAGCGGGTAGCTATTATGGGAGCGACAGGTTCAGGGAAATCATCGCTCGTTCAATTAATTCCTCGTTTATATGAACCTTCGAATGGGATAATCGAAATCGATGGGATCGATATTGCTGACATCGATAGCTCGCGTTTGCGCGGCTCTATTGGCTATGTCCCACAGGAGATCATGCTGTTCTCTGGAACGGTAAGGGAGAACATCGCCTGGGGGCGGGAGGATGCCTCATTGGAAGAGATTGAGGAAGCGGCGAAGCAAGCGCAAATTCACGATACGATCAAGTCCCTGACTCATGGGTATGGCACCATGATCGGTCAGCGTGGGGTTAATCTGTCTGGTGGGCAGAAGCAGCGACTATCGATTGCCCGGGCTCTGGTACGCAGACCGTCGATTCTTATTCTTGATGATAGCACCAGTGCCTTGGATATGCGGACAGAAGCCGCTTTGATGCAAGCGTTGAACAGCTTCTCCTGCACGACATTTCTTATTACACAGAAGATCAGCTCGACGGTATCTGCAGACTTGATTCTGTTGTTGGATGAAGGCAGGCTGATCGCCAGTGGAACACATGATCAACTGATGACCGAGTCGTCGCTTTATCGAAGGATTGTTGAATCCCAGCATAGAGAGGGGGAAGAGATGCATGTTCAAAGAACTTGTTGA
- a CDS encoding AAA family ATPase → MSIYDRGAYLRSMTLLREEVPSFGRYPFHLPVVAAMERLDFHPKVTYIIGENGMGKSTLLEALAVALGFNAEGGTLNFNFSTAETHSELYRYLRPVRGAQRARDGFFFRAESYYNLATQIDALDREPGFTPPIINSYGGKSLHMMSHGESFFATFMNRFGGRGLYILDEPEAALSPYRQMAMLSRIHELVEQHSQFIISTHSPILMAYPDSKIYQLTSEGMQEVALEETDHYVIMKEFLNNRERMLGELFSAE, encoded by the coding sequence ATGAGCATCTATGATAGAGGGGCCTATTTACGCAGTATGACACTGCTCCGGGAAGAGGTGCCATCCTTTGGGCGGTACCCCTTTCACTTGCCTGTGGTGGCTGCTATGGAACGGCTAGATTTCCACCCGAAGGTGACCTACATCATTGGCGAGAACGGGATGGGAAAATCGACGCTGCTGGAGGCGTTGGCGGTTGCGCTTGGCTTCAATGCCGAGGGAGGTACGCTTAATTTCAACTTCTCGACAGCAGAGACGCATTCGGAGTTGTACCGATACTTACGCCCAGTGCGCGGAGCACAGCGGGCCAGGGACGGATTCTTCTTTCGGGCAGAGAGCTATTATAATCTGGCGACGCAGATCGATGCGCTTGATCGTGAGCCAGGCTTCACTCCTCCGATTATCAATTCCTATGGAGGAAAATCGCTGCATATGATGTCGCATGGTGAATCCTTCTTTGCTACATTTATGAACCGGTTTGGCGGCAGGGGACTTTATATTTTGGACGAGCCGGAGGCGGCGCTGTCCCCATACCGACAGATGGCGATGCTCTCGCGGATTCATGAGCTGGTGGAACAGCATTCCCAGTTCATTATTTCCACGCATTCTCCCATTCTGATGGCTTATCCGGACAGCAAGATTTATCAATTAACGTCTGAAGGCATGCAGGAAGTTGCGCTTGAAGAGACCGACCATTATGTCATCATGAAGGAGTTCTTGAACAACCGTGAACGGATGCTGGGTGAATTGTTCAGTGCGGAGTAG
- a CDS encoding ABC transporter ATP-binding protein, with translation MFKELVEPFRHPYPKSVIQQQGDSGRKKRAKAKDWSGTLGRLWSYLAQRKAKLTLVLVMVVFSSALALLGPYLLGTAIDNYLQGSGGKPWAWFLLGLGLIYAGSSLTSWLQNIWMIEVAQETVYRMRSDLFAKLHALPISFYSKRQQGEIMSRVTNDIENVSSTLNSSAIQIFSSVLTLTGTIVVMLYLSPILTLLTFIVVPLMVFGMRWITRRTGPLYKQRQKDLGNLNGYIEETLSGQRMIKAFSQEERVLREFRARNAAIRRSSFWAQTISGFIPKLMNFLNNFSFALVAGIGGVLAIYGQVTVGVIIVFVEYARQFTRPLNDLANQWNTLLSAIAGAERVFEVMDEDEEASDENGVQPIDQVTGKVSFSHVYFSYESNGDTLEDISFTAEPGEMIALVGPTGAGKTTLIQLLSRFYEHGRGTIAIDDRDIAAIRRDSLRSYMAFVLQDSFLFQGTIRDNIAFGRLDASDVEIEEAARLANAHSFITRLPQGYDQILGLGGDGISQGQKQLLAIARAMLANPAILVLDEATSSIDTVTELKIQEGLQRLMKGRTSFVIAHRLNTIRQADKILVLKEGQLIEQGNHTTLLEQGGFYSELYYGHFQEQDEENGG, from the coding sequence ATGTTCAAAGAACTTGTTGAGCCTTTTCGTCATCCGTATCCCAAATCGGTAATCCAGCAGCAGGGTGACTCGGGCCGCAAGAAGAGAGCCAAGGCTAAGGATTGGTCCGGTACACTCGGCCGACTCTGGAGCTATCTGGCACAGAGAAAGGCGAAGCTGACCCTGGTGCTGGTGATGGTTGTATTCAGCTCGGCGCTCGCCTTATTGGGGCCTTATCTACTTGGTACCGCGATCGATAACTATCTGCAGGGAAGCGGAGGCAAGCCATGGGCCTGGTTCCTGCTTGGTCTCGGTCTCATCTATGCCGGCTCTTCCTTAACCTCCTGGCTACAGAACATCTGGATGATCGAGGTGGCGCAGGAGACCGTATATCGAATGAGGTCGGATTTATTCGCTAAGCTGCATGCACTGCCGATTTCTTTCTACAGTAAAAGACAGCAGGGCGAAATTATGAGCCGCGTGACGAATGATATCGAAAATGTCAGCTCTACTTTGAACAGTTCAGCGATTCAAATCTTCTCCAGCGTGCTGACGCTGACCGGAACAATTGTGGTGATGTTGTATCTAAGTCCGATCCTGACTTTGCTTACTTTTATTGTCGTTCCTCTAATGGTGTTCGGCATGAGGTGGATCACCCGACGGACGGGACCGCTCTATAAGCAGCGTCAGAAGGACTTGGGCAATCTGAACGGATATATTGAGGAGACATTGTCCGGGCAGCGAATGATCAAGGCCTTCTCCCAAGAGGAGAGGGTGCTGCGGGAATTCCGGGCGCGCAATGCTGCGATCCGCAGATCCAGCTTCTGGGCTCAGACGATCTCCGGCTTCATCCCGAAACTGATGAACTTTCTTAACAATTTTAGCTTCGCTTTGGTCGCCGGAATCGGCGGTGTACTGGCTATTTACGGTCAGGTAACGGTCGGGGTCATTATCGTCTTCGTCGAGTATGCACGACAATTTACACGTCCGCTTAACGATCTGGCCAACCAATGGAACACGCTGCTGTCGGCGATCGCCGGGGCGGAGCGGGTGTTTGAAGTGATGGACGAGGATGAGGAGGCCTCGGATGAGAATGGCGTACAGCCGATTGATCAGGTCACCGGCAAGGTCTCCTTCTCGCATGTCTATTTCTCATATGAGAGTAATGGAGATACCTTGGAGGATATTAGCTTCACAGCAGAACCAGGGGAAATGATCGCTCTTGTCGGGCCGACTGGGGCCGGGAAGACGACCCTGATCCAGCTTCTGTCACGCTTCTATGAGCATGGTCGGGGAACGATTGCGATTGATGATCGGGATATTGCAGCGATTCGGCGTGACAGCTTACGCTCCTATATGGCGTTCGTCCTGCAGGACTCGTTCCTGTTCCAGGGCACGATCCGCGATAATATCGCATTCGGACGTCTTGATGCCAGCGATGTGGAGATTGAAGAAGCCGCGAGACTGGCCAATGCCCATTCATTTATTACGCGTCTGCCGCAGGGATATGATCAGATACTTGGTCTCGGCGGGGATGGGATCAGCCAAGGCCAGAAGCAGCTGCTTGCCATCGCCCGTGCGATGCTGGCTAATCCGGCGATTCTCGTGTTGGATGAGGCGACCAGCAGCATTGATACCGTAACTGAGTTGAAGATCCAGGAAGGTCTGCAGAGGTTAATGAAAGGGAGAACAAGCTTTGTGATCGCCCATCGCTTGAATACGATTCGTCAGGCTGATAAAATTCTCGTCCTGAAGGAAGGACAGCTGATTGAGCAGGGGAATCATACGACTTTGCTGGAACAAGGCGGTTTTTACAGCGAGCTGTACTATGGTCATTTTCAAGAGCAGGATGAAGAGAACGGAGGTTAG